The genomic segment CTTTCCTCAAGTCTTTCCTCTTTCCAGTGAATTTTCCAAAAGCTTTCTAAACTGCAAATCTGACTACACTCACCAGCCCCCTTAAAACCCTTCAAACGATTTTCAAGGTCCTAACCCCCTTGACCTGCAGGAAGGACCTTCCGCCAGCTGGCCCCAGCTTGCCGCTCcaacttcctcccctccccactgagcTCCAGTAACAACAAACTGCTTCTTGTTCTGGCCTCCAGACCTTTGACCATTCAGTCAGTCCTTcggcatcacctcctccaggaagccatccCTCTCCGATCCCCCCACCGtccccgccaccccccaccccaccccaccccaccccgcatgGTCCTTAGTGTATCCATCCTGCCTGGTAGAGGGATCTGTTATTCTACTCACCACACTGAGTTATACTCATTGATTTTCATGTCTCGGTTCCACGCTACGCAGTGagatccttgagggcagggatggtgTCCAATTCGTCTCCGTGTCCCAACCCCTGGCCCGGTGCCTGGCACTGAGGACAGGCTTGGCCGATGGATGATGGATGAATGCAGAGGGGAAACTTGAAGGAAGTGACAGCCAGGAAGAGCCAATAGGGCAGTGAAGGCCAGCCTGGCAGGAGGCGCAGCCAGAGCAAATGTGTGGGTAGTAGAAAAGCAAGAGCTTCCCTTTATCGAACGCCATGACTGCCTGCCAGCCATTGCGCCCGGGCTTCGCTTGCACATTCGGTCTCATTTAGTTCCTGCAACAACAGATCAAGACACTGGCATCAGAGAAccaaagcaacttgcccaaggtcacacagccaggcttGGAGTAGAATCCAGGGCTGTCTGGCCTGAAGACCTGTGCTCTTTCTGCTGGGTCACACTGCTCTCCTGGGGATAGGACCTCCTGGAGATGGACAAGGAGTGGGCCCAGCTACACACCTGCCTAGCTGAGGGCCAGAACCAGCTGCTCACGCTCAGGCCGACAGCTTCTTCCTCCCAGCCGGACCAGAGGCTCAGAGGCCAGACAAGGATTTATctgttcctccctccccaggctttgggtgggggaggggggtctTTGACTAGACATGCACACACCCCCACCGCCACCACCAGGGAGGGGCTGCTGCATCCCATACTGCCCAGGGTGCCTGGGGAATGCAGGGGGCTCTGTGATGCTGTCTGCGCTCTGCAGAATCTGTCTCCCTCATCGCACTTGGCCCAGGCTGATATTAACATTCATCTGCATTCCCCGCGCACCCGCCTGGCagatggtgggggaggaggctgggtgTGTGCTGGGGGCTGCAGCCAGAGACCAAGCTGGGCCTCGAGGGCCAGAGCGGAGTGCCCACCCATCCTGCCCCATGGGCCCAGCCCAGGCTGGGGCTGCTCCAAATGCTGGGGTACCTCCTCACCCTCACAGCCTCTGAGGGGTGCTGGGTGCTAGAATCCGACCTTTGATTTTTCTAAGGACTAAAGGGGCCCTGCAATTCCAGGAAGAAAACCCAGAggtgtggggggatgggggatgggccCCACCTTTGGGAATCTTGGATGAGGGTCATTTTCTTCCTCCTCGCCTGGGAAGTTTGCAGAGACCGGAGATAGAGACCCTGCTGGCATAGGAGCCCCACATCCCAGCCTGGGGCTCCCTGGATCACAGGGAGGGCAGTAGTGAAGAATGGAGGTACAGCCTCCAGGGAGGCCTTGCCCACCTGGCTCCCCAGCTTCTCAGGAGGCTTACCCCTGACCCCAGCCCCAGAATCCAGTCTGGACCCTAGTGGCCTTTTCAGCCCAGCGCTCCAGCCAAAAGTTCCCTGTTACAGCGACTGGACTGAGAGGTAttggggggaggcagggagggttaTCCCTGCCCCTCTGAGTAACGTAGAAGAGGAAAGGAACTGACTCCTGAACAAAAGGAGTACAGGCTAGACATCTAGAAGAACTTCCCTCAGCACAAACGCAACTCTTGCGGAGAGAAGTGGACTTTGGGCTGTGGGAATAGGCTACAGTAAGGAAGACGTTCTTTTCTGGCTCTCGTAAAGAGTTCGGGAAAAATGACCTTTCCAAATTCCAGGCCTCTTGGGATTCAGGGCAAGGCAGCGGATCCCCAATGCTCGCGACCGGGGACAGGCGCCCTGCCAGAGGGGTGGAAAAAGTAGTGCCCCTATTCCCGAGGCCaccaccctctcccttcctcGCCCAGTTACTCCGCCCCCACATCCTGCCCCTCGCGTCCTAGGTCCCTGGGTTGCTGGCCGGCAGGGGAGGAGTTAACTCTGGAGGTACCGGCTGGGCTCACAGtacctgccgccgccgccgccgccgccgcagccggtGGGAGGGACGAGGAAGCGGGAGCCGCCTGGGCGCCAGAAGCGCTCCAGTCTGGCGGGGCGCTGCGCGGGTAGCGGCGGCGGGTCTCGGCGCGGCCAGGGGCGTCCGCCAGGGGGCGCGCCGCGACGGGGCGGGAGGGGCCGTCTGGTCTGGGGAATTAGCACAGGGACGAGCGCGCGCGCGGGTCCCCAACACATCTGGGCGAGAGCGGCGCCGCTGGAACCGAGGGGGCATATCTGGAGCGGCGGAGCCACCGCGCAGCTGGGGCCCTTCGAGGCGCTCGGGGCACCCATCTGGGACCTCGAGAGGGGGCCGTGCCGCGCACAGCTGGACCAGGGGAGGGGGGCGGCGGCTGCACAGCTGGACCGAAGGGGGCGGGGTCGGTCCTGGGCGGCTGGCAGAGCGAAGGGCCGCGAGTGGCCTGGGACTGGAGCATGGGACGGCGCGCCTGAAAGAGCAAGGGGTGAGGAAGGGCCTGGTACCCTGAGGGGGAAAGACGAGAGAAAGGGGCACGAGAGCAAAGGAGGAAGATGCAACTGACTCGCTGCTGCTTCGTGTTCCTAGTGCAGGGCAGCCTCTATCTGGTGAGTGGTCCGCGGGGAGCGGCGCGGAGGGGCGGGGGCCGGGAGGATTGGGGGAGAGCGCGGGAAGCTTCCAAGCCCGAAaactttctcccttcccctcagcATCCCGGGGATGGAGCGGAAgcctggaggctgggggagagggcgGGGCCGAGGCCAGAGACTGGACAGTAAGGGTTAATAGGGGCGGGGAGAGGGTGCTGGGCTGGCCCACCCACTCGGCCTCTGGTGGCGGGAGGTGCGACGGGCACGAGGGAAAATGCCCGCAGCCGTCGCCAAGGGTTACTCGACCCCTTCCCGGGCCCCGGGCCGTGCGGAAGGGTGGTGGGGGATGGCTGTGGAGCTGATTACCTGCCAGAGTCATCAGAGCTGTGGGGCTCTTCCCTGACCTAGGGGCCCCGCGCTCTGGGTCCATCAGCGTACGAGCCAGTACAGGCGCGGGGCGGCCCCCGCGTCCCTCGCTGCCGCCTTCCctcccgctccctccctccccgcctgttgttttcctcttctctcccggCTGCGCGCAGCCGGAGCCCCACAGGACCTGGGCAGGCGGCTCCCGCCCCGGGCTCTCGCGGCAGCTGAGCGGAGCGCCCAGAGCCCGCTCCCCGAGCGCTCGCTCGCTCCTCCCTGGCGGCCCAGGACGCGCGGAATCGACCCCagaccccagcccagggctcagctCCCCTCCGACCCACCAATTGGGTCGGGTGGCCAACCGCCACCCACCAATCCCGTCTTGGAGAAGCCTCAGCCCCACACCTGGGTCTGCCCTTCTCCTCAAAACAATAATTATCTTTGCCACCGTGTGGAAGAAGCCCTCCCTTATCACATCCCCACCCGGGGCCCTTCTCCCCATCCTCCAGCCATTCAGCTGTGACCCCCGGCGGCCGAGTACACACAGGTCTGCCGCCTTGAGCCCAGCCCTCAGAGCTTCCCCTCCTACTGTCCCTCCGCCCCACCCTTGGGTCCTGGCAGGCAGGGCCACCGCACACAGCCCCAGGCATGGCCAGGGCCAGAAAAGAGACCACAAACCCCTTTGGAGCCCTCCAGACCTCAGGCAtcccccaccctcatcccagGGTCACCAGCAAATCCAGATGCTGCCCAGCTGTGAGCTGGTGCCCCGGTGCTCATAACGAGATACGTAAGGTAAGTACTCTCTTCAGAAGCTGAGCAAACCCACACCAGACAGCTGTCCTCAGGAAACCCGGTTCACTCCCTGATGCCCTCCTGAGCTGTCCTGTGTTTGAGCTCGTCAGGCTGTCCTGCTGGCCTTCCCCACAGCTCCTTCAGGAAGCCTCCCCAGATGTTGCCTGTCAATAGAGCTGATGCAGCAGAGGCCAGCCAGGCCTCCGCAGTTTACAGGAGAtcctgggtggggatggggcttGGATGAAATCCCAGTAGAAGGACCCATCTGGCTTGTGCGCCCGGGAGTGCAGTGGCTTGGGAGGTCTGACTCTGTGTGACAGCCTTGTAGTGATGTAACCTGTGAGTCTGGTGtccccatctgtgaagtgggaataATAAGAACTCCTACCTCCTAGTATAAGTAATGTCCTGGCAAGTTATCACCAGTGGTCCCCGGAGGAGAGTGTGGCCCTCCTGGGTATGGAACTCACCCCAGGTCTCCCTCAAATCCTCCTGCCAAAACCTAAACTGCATGTGTACTTGAGAGAGAATTTTGCtgggttctgttttcttttccatcatcTGTTGGTTCTCTTCGCCTCTGAAGGTAGAAACTACCCCAGGATAGGGGTGGTGTCTCATCCAACAGACTAGAAAGTCCCCAAAGGCAAGGGCTGTTCCTCCCCTGTCAAACTAGGGGCTCTCTCAGCATAGAGATGGAGCTCTCCTATCTGACTTGGGGCtttttgagggcagagactgtacCTCCCCCATCAGCCTGGGAATTTCACAGAGTGGGAGACTCTACCTCTCCTATAAGAAAGGGGTGCTCTGTCATCACAGCTTCTTCTATCAGATGAAGGCTCTCCCAACATCGGGAGCTGGGCCTCCCCCATTAGACTTGGGGCTCCCTAGGAGCTGGGGCCATGTACCTCTGCTGCCGTGGTCTACTGGAGAGAATTCTCCACCATCCTTCCAAGACTTTGAACAGTGACCAGAGGCAGGACAGTGGGGAGAGGAGCTAGGGGTGACCTGAGTGTCAGAACATGAGAGGGAACCACGACACAGGCCAGAGTGCATACCCAGCCCCCAGAGTAGGTGGGCAATGTGCAGGGCCCCCTCAGCCCCAAGTCAGAGTGGAAGGGAGGGCAGAGCGATGATGCCGGTGGTGGGAGGCAGTGAACCAGAATTCCTGGGTCTTCTGGGGACCCAGGTGCTCATTCTCCTCCCAACTCCCTCCACAGGTCATCTGTGGCCAGGATGATGGTCCCCCTGGCTCAGAGGACCCTGAGCATGACGACCCTGAGAGCCAGCCCCGGCCCCGGATGCCTCGAAAGCGGGGCCACATGTCACCTAAGTCCCGCCCCATGGCCAGCTCTACTCTCCTAGGCCTGCTGGTTCCACCTGGGGAGGCATGGGGGGTCCTCGGGCAGCCCCCCAGTCGCCCGAACCACAGCCCCCCACCGTCGGCCAGAGTGAAGAAGATCTTTGGCTGGGGTGACTTCTACTCCAACATCAAGACGGTAGCCCTGAACCTGCTCGTCACGGGGAAGATCGTGGACCACGGCAATGGGACCTTCAGCGTCCACTTCCGACACAATGCCACGGGCCAGGGCAACATCTCCATCAGCCTCGTGCCCCCCAGTAAAGCTGTAGAGTTCCACCAGGAGCAGCAGATCTTCATTGAAGCCAAGGCCTCCAAAATCTTCAACTGCCGGATGGAGTGGGAGAAGGTGGAACGGGGCCGCCGGATCTCGCTCTGCACCCACGACCCAGCCAAGACCTGCTCCCGAGACCACGCTCAGAGCTCAGCCACCTGGAGCTGCTCCCAGCCCTTCAAAGTCGTCTGCGTCTACATCGCCTTCTACAGCACAGACTACAGGCTAGTCCAGAAGGTGTGCCCGGATTACAACTACCACAGCGATACTCCCTACTACCCCTCCGGGTGACCCTGGGCAGGCCACAGAGGCCAGGCCAGGACTGGAAGGACAGGCCTGCCCACACAGGAAGCCATCTGTCTGGATActgggcagggagaggaaggggcctCAGGCGGGGAGCGCGGGGGTGGAGAGGGCGCCAGGGCCAAGCCTCAGGTGGCGGGGAAGGGGGCGCAGGTGCTGGCCCCAACCTGAGGCTGTGGAGCAACCAGGACACAGGAGCGCTGGCCGAGGAGTGGCTTCTCTGGGCGGCCTCCCAGGGCTTCCCCACGGAGCAATAGAGAGATGCTGGGTCCAGGAGGTCCCTGGAGCAAGCAGACCAATAAAGTCATGGAGGGGAGCCCAAGACCTTGGCTCCCTCCCTGCCATCCTGC from the Delphinus delphis chromosome 19, mDelDel1.2, whole genome shotgun sequence genome contains:
- the NXPH3 gene encoding neurexophilin-3 translates to MQLTRCCFVFLVQGSLYLVICGQDDGPPGSEDPEHDDPESQPRPRMPRKRGHMSPKSRPMASSTLLGLLVPPGEAWGVLGQPPSRPNHSPPPSARVKKIFGWGDFYSNIKTVALNLLVTGKIVDHGNGTFSVHFRHNATGQGNISISLVPPSKAVEFHQEQQIFIEAKASKIFNCRMEWEKVERGRRISLCTHDPAKTCSRDHAQSSATWSCSQPFKVVCVYIAFYSTDYRLVQKVCPDYNYHSDTPYYPSG